A window of Streptomyces sp. DG1A-41 contains these coding sequences:
- a CDS encoding Lrp/AsnC ligand binding domain-containing protein has protein sequence MITAIVLIKTSVDRIPEIAESIAALDNVSEVFSVTGTYDLIAMVRVKEHEDLAEVIPGRISKIPGVEGTDTHVAFRTYSQHDLEAAFSIGLDN, from the coding sequence GTGATCACCGCGATCGTCCTCATCAAGACCAGCGTGGACCGGATCCCCGAGATCGCGGAGTCGATCGCCGCGCTGGACAACGTCAGCGAGGTCTTCTCCGTCACCGGCACCTACGACCTCATCGCGATGGTCCGGGTGAAGGAGCACGAGGACCTGGCGGAGGTCATCCCCGGCCGGATCAGCAAGATCCCCGGCGTGGAGGGGACCGACACGCACGTGGCGTTCCGTACCTACTCGCAGCACGACCTGGAGGCGGCGTTCTCGATCGGGCTGGACAACTGA
- a CDS encoding NYN domain-containing protein codes for MAETTGGGPGDGAAEVLDRPLPDGVRRRVVQIVSDGFGSLTVGELPAQLRQYARFAPNRRAKFAGNAMAAALETDPLFRQRIGEKLREAQSELTGALDSGSPPPAADPLDVAAAAYVLRPPGWVKLVTAAGEEAQRADAERADEENRAELERLRAELARARDHTRAETERLRTELESAKKEAESLHRKLRAALSDVKRGEAALRKAHGEIEAVRAEGQAQVSAAESETRRLKARLGETEAALEAARRAAREGRSVEDMRVRLLLDTLLDATQGLRRELALPPVSVRPAETVDAVEPGRMSPKDIAARALSENDPQVLDQLLALPQAHLVVDGYNVTKTGYPQMPLEKQRLRLLGQLSQLAAQSGAEVTCVFDGAELAAPVLLAPPRGVRVLFSKPGVTADELIRQLVRAEPPGRPVIVASTDREVADGVARAGARPVASAMLLKRLSRA; via the coding sequence ATGGCGGAGACCACGGGCGGGGGGCCGGGCGACGGCGCCGCCGAGGTGCTCGACCGTCCGCTGCCCGACGGCGTGCGCCGCAGGGTCGTCCAGATCGTCTCCGACGGCTTCGGTTCGCTGACGGTCGGCGAGCTGCCGGCGCAGCTCAGGCAGTACGCCCGGTTCGCCCCGAATCGCCGGGCCAAGTTCGCCGGCAACGCCATGGCCGCGGCGCTGGAGACCGACCCGCTGTTCCGCCAGCGCATCGGGGAGAAGCTCAGAGAGGCCCAGTCGGAACTGACCGGCGCCCTCGACTCAGGCTCCCCGCCCCCGGCCGCGGACCCGCTCGACGTGGCGGCCGCGGCCTACGTACTGCGGCCGCCCGGCTGGGTGAAGCTCGTGACCGCCGCCGGCGAGGAGGCCCAGCGGGCCGACGCCGAGCGGGCCGACGAGGAGAACCGCGCCGAGCTGGAGCGGCTGCGCGCCGAGCTGGCCCGGGCCCGTGATCACACCAGGGCCGAGACGGAGCGGCTGCGCACGGAGCTGGAATCGGCCAAGAAGGAAGCCGAGTCGTTGCACCGCAAGCTCCGCGCCGCCCTCAGCGACGTCAAGCGCGGCGAGGCCGCCCTGCGCAAGGCGCACGGTGAGATCGAGGCCGTCCGCGCCGAGGGGCAGGCCCAGGTGTCCGCCGCCGAGAGCGAGACCCGGCGGCTCAAGGCCCGGCTGGGCGAGACCGAGGCCGCCCTGGAGGCGGCGCGCCGGGCGGCGCGCGAGGGCCGCAGCGTCGAGGACATGCGGGTGCGGCTGCTGCTGGACACCCTGCTGGACGCCACGCAGGGGCTTCGGCGCGAGCTGGCCCTGCCGCCGGTGTCGGTGCGGCCCGCCGAGACCGTGGACGCCGTCGAGCCGGGCCGGATGAGCCCCAAGGACATCGCCGCCCGCGCCCTGTCCGAGAACGACCCGCAGGTCCTGGACCAGCTGCTGGCGCTGCCGCAGGCCCACCTGGTCGTCGACGGCTACAACGTCACCAAGACCGGCTATCCGCAGATGCCGCTGGAGAAGCAGCGCCTGAGGCTGCTGGGGCAGCTCTCGCAGCTGGCGGCGCAGAGCGGCGCCGAGGTGACGTGCGTCTTCGACGGGGCCGAACTGGCCGCGCCGGTACTGCTCGCGCCTCCGCGCGGGGTACGGGTGCTGTTCTCGAAGCCGGGCGTCACCGCCGACGAGCTGATCCGCCAGCTGGTGCGCGCCGAACCGCCCGGCCGGCCGGTCATCGTGGCCTCCACCGACCGCGAGGTCGCCGACGGTGTGGCCCGCGCGGGCGCCCGGCCCGTGGCCTCGGCGATGCTGCTGAAGCGCCTTTCGCGAGCTTAG
- a CDS encoding NlpC/P60 family protein: protein MGSHRRLAPSGFDRGASVAVSFLSVTAAALGAVPAVAAPYDDTRAKVYRLYAQAEKATEAYNEADERADELRDEVGIARERVARQQQRINSMRESLGSLAGAQYRSGGIDPSLALLFSDDPDDYLDKASRLDRITGHQAGELKELQEAMRELAQDREEAAGKLRELEESRKAVAAHKKAVERKLATARRLLNSLPDTERDAYDRASRSGRDGILDLGSATAASGRGAAAVAAARSALGKPYIWGANGPSGFDCSGLMQWAYAQAGVSLPRTSQAQRYAGRQVPLSEARPGDLVVYRSDASHVGMYMGNGQVIHAPYPGAPVRYDPVGMMPVSSVTRV from the coding sequence GTGGGGTCCCATCGCCGCCTTGCACCGTCCGGGTTCGACCGGGGCGCCAGTGTCGCGGTCAGCTTCCTTTCCGTCACGGCCGCCGCCCTGGGCGCGGTACCGGCCGTGGCCGCACCGTACGACGACACCCGGGCCAAGGTGTACCGCCTCTACGCGCAGGCCGAGAAGGCGACCGAGGCCTACAACGAGGCCGACGAGCGCGCCGACGAGCTGCGTGACGAGGTCGGCATCGCCCGGGAGCGGGTCGCCCGGCAGCAGCAGCGCATCAACTCCATGCGGGAGTCGCTCGGTTCGCTCGCCGGCGCCCAGTACCGGTCGGGCGGCATCGATCCGTCCCTCGCCCTGCTGTTCTCCGACGACCCGGACGACTACCTCGACAAGGCCTCCCGGCTGGACCGCATCACGGGCCACCAGGCCGGTGAGCTGAAGGAGCTTCAGGAGGCCATGCGCGAACTCGCCCAGGACCGCGAGGAGGCCGCGGGCAAGCTCCGCGAACTGGAGGAGAGCCGCAAGGCCGTCGCCGCCCACAAGAAGGCCGTCGAGCGGAAGCTCGCGACAGCCCGGCGGCTGCTCAACTCCCTTCCGGACACCGAGCGCGACGCCTACGACCGGGCCTCCCGCTCCGGCCGCGACGGCATCCTCGACCTCGGCAGCGCCACCGCCGCCTCGGGACGCGGAGCCGCCGCCGTCGCCGCCGCCCGCAGCGCGCTCGGCAAGCCCTACATCTGGGGCGCCAACGGCCCCTCCGGCTTCGACTGCTCGGGCCTGATGCAGTGGGCGTACGCGCAGGCCGGAGTCTCCCTGCCGCGCACCTCGCAGGCCCAGCGGTACGCCGGCCGGCAGGTCCCGCTGTCCGAGGCGCGCCCCGGTGACCTGGTCGTCTACCGGTCCGACGCCAGCCATGTCGGGATGTACATGGGCAACGGCCAGGTCATCCACGCGCCCTACCCCGGCGCACCCGTGCGCTACGACCCGGTCGGGATGATGCCGGTCTCGTCGGTCACGAGGGTCTGA
- a CDS encoding ATP-binding protein has translation MTTTTAAGAPETTDRATTTAPALTTDAGRRRVSARVRILLWLLLVMAVALASVAMTTRSFLLRDVDNRINRLLTQETGEFANFEEQGGDPRTGRPFTDADRLLTVFLERQNPDADEELIGLVTRTDGRLRPLRQQHDVPGALPLDRDVDALRRIYDSPAPSGVLHRPEGEIRWAKVTVAQQGREPDAAFVVAFHPEREQARVNNMFRTLLVISGVALLLTVGIAWAVAGRILRPVRVVRTAAAQLTEQDLTQRIPVHGNDDIAALAETFNGMLDRLERAFAAQREFVDDAGHELRTPITIVRGHLELMGDDPAEREETIRLVTDELDRMSRIVEDLLLLAKTERPDFVSPEPVQVAELTADVYVKARTLGERDWQLAEVADLEAELDPQRITQAMVQLAQNAVQHTTPGQTIRIGSRTDGPHLELYVADSGPGVQPQDTEVIFERFRRGTARRGARGSGAGLGLSIVKAIAEGHRGRVRLHDTPGGGATFALVLHAPRAPEGNPT, from the coding sequence ATGACGACGACGACCGCAGCCGGGGCACCGGAGACGACGGACCGGGCGACGACGACGGCGCCGGCTCTGACAACTGACGCCGGCCGCCGGCGCGTCTCCGCCCGGGTCCGCATCCTGCTCTGGCTGCTGCTCGTGATGGCGGTCGCGCTCGCCTCCGTCGCCATGACCACCCGCTCGTTCCTGCTGCGGGACGTCGACAACCGGATCAACCGCCTGCTCACCCAGGAGACCGGCGAGTTCGCCAACTTCGAGGAGCAGGGCGGGGATCCGCGGACAGGCCGGCCGTTCACCGACGCGGACCGGCTGTTGACGGTGTTCCTGGAACGGCAGAACCCCGACGCGGACGAGGAGCTGATCGGCCTGGTGACCAGGACCGACGGCAGACTCCGGCCGCTCCGTCAGCAGCACGACGTGCCCGGCGCCCTGCCCCTGGACCGGGACGTCGACGCCCTGCGCCGCATCTACGATTCGCCCGCGCCCTCCGGTGTGCTGCACCGGCCGGAGGGCGAGATCCGCTGGGCCAAGGTCACCGTGGCCCAGCAGGGCCGGGAGCCGGACGCCGCGTTCGTCGTCGCCTTCCATCCGGAGCGCGAGCAGGCCCGCGTGAACAACATGTTCCGCACGCTGCTCGTCATCTCCGGGGTCGCCCTGCTGCTGACCGTCGGCATAGCCTGGGCGGTCGCCGGGCGGATCCTCAGACCCGTGCGCGTGGTGCGCACGGCGGCCGCACAGCTCACCGAGCAGGACCTCACCCAACGGATCCCGGTACACGGCAACGACGACATAGCGGCTCTCGCCGAGACGTTCAACGGCATGCTCGACCGGCTGGAGCGGGCCTTCGCCGCCCAGCGCGAGTTCGTCGACGACGCGGGCCACGAGTTGCGCACGCCCATCACCATCGTGCGCGGCCATCTGGAACTGATGGGCGACGACCCGGCCGAACGCGAGGAGACCATCCGGCTGGTGACCGACGAGCTGGACCGGATGAGCCGCATCGTCGAGGACCTGCTGCTGCTCGCCAAAACCGAACGCCCCGACTTCGTCTCCCCCGAGCCGGTCCAGGTCGCCGAACTCACCGCCGACGTCTACGTCAAGGCCCGCACGCTCGGCGAACGCGACTGGCAGCTCGCCGAGGTCGCCGACCTGGAGGCCGAGCTGGATCCGCAGCGGATCACCCAGGCCATGGTGCAGCTCGCGCAGAACGCCGTACAGCACACCACGCCCGGCCAGACCATCCGCATCGGCTCCCGCACCGACGGCCCGCACCTGGAGCTGTACGTCGCCGACTCCGGACCCGGTGTGCAGCCCCAGGACACCGAGGTGATCTTCGAACGCTTCCGGCGCGGCACGGCCCGCCGCGGCGCCCGGGGCTCCGGCGCCGGACTCGGGCTGTCCATCGTCAAGGCGATCGCCGAGGGGCACCGGGGCCGGGTACGGCTCCACGACACACCAGGTGGCGGCGCCACCTTCGCCCTCGTTCTGCACGCACCCCGGGCACCGGAAGGGAACCCCACGTGA
- a CDS encoding rhomboid family intramembrane serine protease, translating to MISKWSAPIVRAGRSVRGSSAPVTYSLIALCCAVFLAGPASGLSPAYGTGDDLLAAQRAYFRRWGVIPAELFEGSAGSALTPATALFVHGSWVHLLGNMLFLYVFGAMTEERMGRVQFTLFYVGCGYLALLGYAAANADSEQSLVGASGAISAVLGAFLYLFPRARVTSLLPFLFFLPVRFPAWVVLPFWAALQWLAAGRASDGPGVAYLAHLIGFGLGFGYASVRYGRPTSPTRVKAAPAPAPEGENQP from the coding sequence ATGATCAGCAAGTGGAGTGCGCCGATCGTCCGGGCCGGCAGATCGGTCCGGGGGTCGTCGGCGCCGGTGACGTACTCACTGATCGCTCTGTGCTGCGCGGTCTTCCTCGCCGGCCCCGCCTCGGGCCTCAGTCCGGCCTACGGCACGGGCGACGACCTGCTCGCCGCGCAACGGGCCTATTTCCGGCGCTGGGGCGTGATCCCCGCAGAACTTTTCGAGGGGTCCGCCGGATCGGCCCTCACCCCCGCGACGGCCCTCTTCGTCCACGGCAGCTGGGTGCACCTGCTCGGCAACATGCTCTTCCTCTACGTCTTCGGGGCGATGACCGAGGAGCGGATGGGCCGGGTGCAGTTCACCCTGTTCTACGTCGGCTGCGGCTATCTGGCCCTGCTGGGCTACGCCGCAGCCAACGCGGACTCCGAGCAGTCCCTGGTCGGTGCCTCGGGGGCGATCTCGGCGGTCCTCGGTGCGTTCCTGTATCTGTTCCCCCGGGCCAGGGTGACCAGTCTCCTGCCGTTCCTCTTCTTCCTGCCGGTGCGCTTCCCGGCCTGGGTCGTGCTGCCGTTCTGGGCGGCGCTCCAGTGGCTGGCGGCGGGGCGGGCCTCGGACGGGCCGGGCGTGGCCTACCTCGCCCACCTGATCGGATTCGGGCTCGGCTTCGGCTATGCGTCGGTCCGCTACGGCCGTCCCACCAGCCCTACTAGAGTGAAGGCCGCCCCTGCTCCGGCCCCCGAGGGAGAGAACCAGCCGTGA
- a CDS encoding PadR family transcriptional regulator produces MLELSILGFLAEEPLHGYELKERIKALTGHVRPVSDGALYPAITRLVGAGLLDQRTEPGASAAPRRILALTANGREELLERLRRPKQTEITDHVRFNTVLAFLRHLPDRHEQAAVLRRRLDFLETPTSFFYESGKPVRAEETDDLFRQGMLRVARATGEAERAWLREAIALLEQPD; encoded by the coding sequence ATGCTGGAGCTGTCGATCCTGGGCTTCCTGGCCGAGGAGCCGCTGCACGGCTATGAGCTCAAGGAGCGGATCAAGGCGCTGACCGGCCATGTCCGGCCGGTGAGCGACGGCGCGCTCTATCCGGCGATCACGCGCCTGGTCGGGGCGGGCCTGCTCGACCAGCGCACCGAGCCGGGCGCGAGCGCGGCCCCCCGCCGGATCCTCGCCCTCACCGCCAACGGCCGCGAGGAACTGCTGGAGCGGCTGCGCCGTCCGAAGCAGACCGAGATCACCGACCACGTCCGCTTCAACACGGTCCTGGCGTTCCTGCGCCACCTGCCCGACCGGCACGAGCAGGCCGCGGTGCTGCGCCGCCGGCTGGACTTCCTTGAGACCCCGACGAGTTTCTTCTACGAGTCCGGCAAGCCGGTCCGCGCCGAGGAGACGGACGACCTGTTCCGCCAGGGCATGCTCCGGGTCGCCCGCGCGACGGGCGAGGCGGAACGGGCCTGGCTGCGGGAAGCCATCGCACTGCTCGAACAGCCGGATTGA
- a CDS encoding MATE family efflux transporter, which produces MNAHRTQLLQLARPVYFSLLASVAAGIINTVWVARLGGPAVAAVAVATTTENVLLGIALVFGSGTTVLVAHARGARDPAAVRAAVRGGWVLWALVTPLVVAGGLLGREPLARLVLGGADGAALPLAVAYFTLSMPGMAVFFAQQLVDGILKGTGDTRTPMRLALLSNGLILALDPFFIHLCGVQGAAASTVLCRSVALGAGLVAVRRTALLRRARGAAPAESLVVSLRRTLTTGLPMSADFTVRQTGALVLVAIVARLGVTAVAAYSIAYKVMYVATMAFYAVRQAASIHTAHTRGEGRDVRREIGRQAVLVSAAIGLTATVLLAVTAPWLMAAFGAGPAVAREGVLFLRCVGPYLLLMACLIALGGVFEGSGDAPKLLRVTVLGTAVQLALACGLTGLGLPGVCLALAVATAVQCVLAGGLFRQGSAQVETGVSSVRVG; this is translated from the coding sequence GTGAACGCCCACCGCACGCAACTCCTCCAGCTCGCCCGCCCCGTCTACTTCTCGCTCCTGGCGTCCGTCGCCGCCGGGATCATCAACACCGTCTGGGTCGCCCGGCTGGGCGGTCCGGCCGTGGCCGCCGTGGCCGTGGCGACCACCACGGAGAACGTGCTGCTCGGCATCGCCCTGGTCTTCGGCTCCGGCACGACCGTGTTGGTCGCACACGCCCGGGGCGCCCGCGACCCCGCCGCCGTACGGGCGGCCGTGCGCGGCGGCTGGGTGCTGTGGGCGCTGGTGACGCCGCTGGTGGTGGCGGGTGGCCTCCTGGGACGCGAACCGCTGGCCCGGCTGGTGCTGGGCGGGGCCGACGGTGCCGCCCTCCCGCTCGCCGTCGCCTACTTCACGCTCTCCATGCCCGGCATGGCCGTCTTCTTCGCCCAGCAACTCGTCGACGGCATCCTCAAGGGCACCGGTGACACCAGAACCCCGATGCGGCTCGCCCTGCTGTCCAACGGCCTGATCCTGGCCCTCGACCCGTTCTTCATCCACCTCTGCGGCGTCCAGGGCGCCGCCGCCTCCACGGTGCTGTGCCGGTCCGTGGCGCTCGGGGCCGGGCTCGTCGCGGTCCGGCGCACCGCACTGCTGCGGAGAGCCCGCGGCGCGGCACCGGCCGAGTCCCTGGTCGTCTCCCTGCGCCGGACCCTGACGACCGGCCTGCCCATGTCCGCCGACTTCACCGTGCGGCAGACGGGCGCCCTGGTCCTGGTCGCGATCGTGGCGCGGCTCGGCGTGACGGCGGTGGCCGCGTACTCGATCGCCTACAAGGTCATGTACGTGGCGACCATGGCCTTCTACGCCGTCCGCCAGGCCGCGTCCATCCACACCGCGCACACGCGCGGCGAGGGAAGGGACGTGCGGCGGGAGATCGGGCGGCAGGCCGTGCTGGTCTCCGCAGCAATAGGCCTCACCGCGACCGTACTGCTGGCCGTCACCGCCCCGTGGCTCATGGCCGCCTTCGGCGCCGGACCCGCAGTCGCGCGCGAGGGCGTGCTGTTCCTGCGCTGCGTCGGGCCTTACCTGCTGCTGATGGCCTGCCTCATCGCGCTCGGCGGGGTCTTCGAGGGCAGCGGGGACGCCCCGAAGCTGCTGCGCGTGACGGTGCTCGGGACGGCGGTCCAGCTGGCGCTCGCGTGCGGCCTGACGGGGCTCGGGCTGCCCGGTGTGTGCCTCGCGCTGGCGGTGGCGACGGCGGTGCAGTGTGTGCTGGCGGGCGGGTTGTTCCGGCAGGGCTCGGCTCAGGTGGAGACCGGGGTCTCGTCGGTGCGGGTGGGCTGA
- a CDS encoding NlpC/P60 family protein: MASHRRPKQPSRARVTVLTTAAAAAVAFSSQAANAAPSEKPSKDEVKAKVDKLYEEAEQATEKYNGAKEKQEKLQKEISTIQDNVARGQEELNELRDSLGLAAASQYRTGSIDPSVQLFLSANPDDYLDKASTLDQLSSQQVEALKKVQEKQRELAQERAEASEKLKDLASTRAELGKKKKEVQGKLASAQKLLNSLTAAEKAALAAEQSRASRASERDALTADVPPSSGRAAAAFAFAQSQLGKPYVYGATGMSSYDCSGLTSRAYAAAGVQIPRTSEAQSQIGTKIYSVSQLKVGDLVFFFNDLHHVGLYAGNGQIIHAPRTGTVVRYESMDTIGGPFMFGVRV, from the coding sequence GTGGCGTCCCACCGTCGTCCCAAGCAGCCGAGCCGCGCACGTGTGACCGTGTTGACCACCGCCGCTGCCGCTGCCGTCGCCTTCAGCTCGCAGGCCGCCAACGCCGCCCCCAGCGAGAAGCCGAGCAAGGACGAGGTCAAGGCCAAGGTCGACAAGCTCTACGAAGAGGCGGAGCAGGCCACCGAGAAGTACAACGGGGCCAAGGAGAAGCAGGAGAAGCTCCAGAAGGAGATCTCCACCATCCAGGACAACGTCGCCCGCGGCCAGGAGGAGCTCAACGAGCTGCGCGACAGCCTGGGTCTCGCGGCCGCGTCGCAGTACCGGACCGGCTCCATCGACCCCTCCGTCCAGCTCTTCCTCTCCGCGAACCCGGACGACTACCTCGACAAGGCCTCCACGCTCGACCAGTTGAGCAGCCAGCAGGTCGAGGCGCTGAAGAAGGTCCAGGAGAAGCAGCGCGAACTCGCCCAGGAGCGCGCCGAGGCCTCCGAGAAGCTCAAGGACCTCGCCTCCACCCGCGCCGAACTCGGCAAGAAGAAGAAGGAAGTCCAGGGCAAGCTCGCCTCCGCGCAGAAGCTGCTCAACAGCCTCACCGCCGCCGAGAAGGCGGCACTCGCCGCCGAGCAGAGCCGCGCCAGCCGGGCCAGCGAGCGCGACGCCCTCACCGCCGACGTCCCGCCCAGCTCGGGCCGGGCCGCCGCGGCCTTCGCCTTCGCCCAGAGCCAGCTCGGCAAGCCCTACGTCTACGGCGCCACCGGCATGAGCTCCTACGACTGCTCCGGCCTCACCTCCCGGGCCTACGCCGCGGCCGGCGTGCAGATCCCGCGTACCTCGGAGGCGCAGTCCCAGATCGGCACCAAGATCTACTCGGTCAGCCAGCTCAAGGTCGGCGACCTGGTCTTCTTCTTCAACGACCTGCACCACGTCGGCCTCTACGCCGGCAACGGGCAGATCATCCACGCCCCGCGCACCGGCACGGTCGTCCGCTACGAGTCGATGGACACCATCGGCGGCCCGTTCATGTTCGGCGTCCGCGTCTGA
- a CDS encoding response regulator transcription factor produces the protein MNRILIVEDEERIASFVEKGLRSNGFTTTVVTDGDAGYEYALTGGFDLVVLDIGLPGRDGFTILRELREARVTVPVIVLTARDSVRDTVAGLEGGADDWMTKPFRFEELLARVRLRLRTAARAPEVTVLKCGSLSLDLRTRRARSGERTVDLTAREFVLLELFLRHPGQVLSREQILSHVWGYDFDPGSNIVDVYVRTLRKKLGAERVETVRGMGYRLPTG, from the coding sequence GTGAACCGCATCCTCATCGTCGAGGACGAGGAGCGCATCGCCTCCTTCGTGGAGAAGGGCCTGCGCTCCAACGGCTTCACCACGACCGTCGTCACCGACGGCGACGCGGGCTACGAGTACGCCCTGACCGGCGGCTTCGACCTCGTCGTCCTGGACATCGGACTGCCCGGCCGGGACGGCTTCACGATCCTGCGCGAGCTGCGCGAGGCGCGGGTGACGGTGCCGGTGATCGTGCTGACCGCGCGGGACTCGGTGCGGGACACGGTGGCCGGGCTGGAAGGCGGCGCCGACGACTGGATGACCAAGCCGTTCCGCTTCGAGGAGTTGCTGGCCCGGGTGCGGCTGAGGCTGCGGACGGCCGCGCGGGCGCCGGAGGTGACGGTGCTCAAATGCGGCTCCCTGAGCCTGGACCTGCGCACACGCCGGGCCCGCTCCGGGGAGCGGACCGTCGACCTGACGGCCCGTGAGTTCGTGCTGCTGGAACTGTTCCTGCGGCATCCCGGGCAGGTGCTGTCCCGGGAGCAGATCCTGTCCCATGTGTGGGGGTACGACTTCGACCCGGGATCCAACATCGTGGACGTGTACGTGCGGACGCTGCGCAAGAAGCTGGGGGCGGAGCGGGTGGAGACGGTACGCGGGATGGGATACCGGCTGCCCACCGGCTGA
- a CDS encoding small secreted hydrophilic protein — translation MAFSRRMAALSAVVVIPLGIAATSYALSDSPESPKVPSQQVELDNSSPTPTSTLTPPAKPTPGDKAVSRPPVTDSSASDDDDDDRSRGTGDDGPGDDDGAGSDN, via the coding sequence ATGGCTTTCTCCCGTCGTATGGCGGCCCTGTCCGCGGTCGTGGTGATCCCGCTGGGCATCGCCGCGACCAGCTACGCCCTCTCGGACAGTCCCGAGTCGCCCAAGGTCCCGTCCCAGCAGGTGGAGCTGGACAACAGCTCGCCCACGCCCACCTCCACGCTCACACCCCCCGCGAAGCCCACGCCGGGCGACAAGGCCGTCTCGCGGCCTCCGGTGACCGACAGCTCAGCGAGTGACGATGACGACGACGACCGCAGCCGGGGCACCGGAGACGACGGACCGGGCGACGACGACGGCGCCGGCTCTGACAACTGA
- a CDS encoding glycosyltransferase family 4 protein, translating into MRKTLIVTNDFPPRPGGIQAFLHNMALRLDPQRLVVYASTWKRSREGVAATAAFDAEQPFTVVRDRTTMLLPTPGVTRRAVGLLREHGCTSVWFGAAAPLGLMAPALRSAGAERLVATTHGHEAGWAQLPAARQLLRRIGDSTDTITYLGEYTRSRIAGALSPQAAARMAQLPPGVDEKTFHPGSGGDEIRARLGLTDRPVVVCVSRLVRRKGQDILIQAMPRILAAEPDAVLLIVGGGPYERDLRRLAHDTGVAASVRFTGPVPWAELPAHYGAGDVFAMPCRTRRGGLDVEGLGIVYLEASATGLPVVAGDSGGAPDAVLDGETGWVVRGGSPAEAADRVVTLLADAELRRRMGERGREWVEEKWRWDLLADKLKALL; encoded by the coding sequence GTGCGCAAGACCCTGATCGTGACCAACGACTTCCCGCCCCGGCCGGGCGGCATCCAGGCGTTTCTGCACAACATGGCGCTGCGGCTGGACCCGCAGCGGCTGGTCGTCTACGCGTCGACCTGGAAGCGGAGCCGGGAGGGCGTGGCGGCGACCGCCGCCTTCGACGCCGAGCAGCCCTTCACCGTCGTACGGGACCGTACGACCATGCTGCTGCCGACTCCGGGTGTCACCCGGCGGGCCGTCGGGCTGCTGCGGGAGCACGGGTGCACGTCGGTGTGGTTCGGGGCGGCGGCCCCCCTCGGCCTGATGGCGCCGGCGCTGCGGAGCGCGGGTGCCGAACGGCTGGTGGCCACCACGCACGGGCACGAGGCCGGCTGGGCGCAACTGCCCGCCGCCCGGCAGCTGCTGCGCCGGATCGGCGACTCCACGGACACGATCACCTACCTCGGCGAGTACACGCGCTCCCGGATCGCCGGCGCGCTGAGCCCGCAGGCGGCCGCGCGGATGGCGCAGCTGCCGCCGGGCGTCGACGAGAAGACCTTCCACCCCGGATCGGGCGGCGACGAGATCCGGGCGAGGCTCGGCCTGACGGACCGCCCCGTGGTGGTGTGCGTCTCCCGGCTGGTGCGGCGCAAGGGCCAGGACATCCTGATCCAGGCCATGCCCCGGATCCTGGCGGCCGAGCCGGACGCCGTGCTGCTGATCGTCGGGGGCGGGCCGTACGAGCGGGACCTGCGGCGGCTGGCCCACGACACGGGTGTCGCCGCCTCCGTCCGCTTCACCGGCCCGGTGCCCTGGGCCGAGCTGCCCGCCCACTACGGCGCCGGCGACGTCTTCGCCATGCCCTGCCGGACCCGCCGCGGCGGCCTGGACGTCGAGGGCCTCGGCATCGTCTACCTGGAGGCCTCCGCGACGGGCCTTCCGGTCGTCGCCGGCGACTCGGGCGGCGCGCCGGACGCGGTCCTGGACGGCGAGACGGGCTGGGTGGTCCGGGGCGGCTCCCCGGCGGAAGCGGCCGACCGCGTGGTCACGCTCCTCGCGGACGCCGAACTGCGCCGCAGGATGGGGGAGCGGGGGCGCGAGTGGGTGGAGGAGAAGTGGCGCTGGGACCTGCTGGCGGACAAGCTGAAAGCTTTGCTGTGA